From the genome of Halobacteriovorax marinus SJ:
ATTATAAACTCACTTATTAAGCGAAAATTAGAAGTACCCACTCTAGACATTCGTATCCTTGCTGATCACAGTGAGAGCATTGCTCTTGGAGGTCTTCCCAATACAATCTATCTTAGAGAACTAAAGCTTTATGGTATTGAAGTAAAGTCTCGTATGAATGTGACTTATAAGCAGTACCAGACAATGAATCACAGAAATACAATTTCAGTTGATGGAAAAATCTTACTAACAGGCTCCAATACAATTTCACCTAAAGCGATGCAAGGAGATTCTAGAGAATTAAGTATCCAAATTTATGATAGCTCTGCTATCAAATCTTTTGACTCCAACTTTCTAATCTCTTGGAATAATCGTAATCAAGTAATGGATCTAGATATTCAAAATTTTCGCGCAAAGATTAAAAATGAAACTCTATCCAAAGAAATTTCATCATTAATAAACGCTGTTGCAGCAAGTTTTCTGAAGGCCAAAGACAAGCTACAAAATGATTTTTAGAGAAAGCTACTTAGCTGCTGAAACGTCGCAACCAGTATCTCCACCTTGGAGTTGAAAGGCTTCTTGCTTGGGCTTTGCCAGCTTCTCTTTTAACTCTTCCTCTGTTTCACAGGACTCATCATCTACTTTCTTTAAATCAGAGAAGTCATCTTTCACTGCCATTGAGTTAGATTTTTTAGAGAAGTCATAATTTGGAGTTTCTTTTTTTACTGAGTTCACACTCTTAGAAGCAATAGGAGCTTCCTTATTACAACTCACTAATAAAAGAGTAAAAAGTAAAAAAAATTTCTTCATATAAACCCTACTTACTATAATTTGCAAATGGTAGCTGCATAAAAAAGCGATACATCCACCTAGGAAGTCTCTCCAGTATAAACATAACCGTCTTCATTTGCCATGGAAAAACAAAGAGAGGAAGCTTTCTGTCTAAGGCTTTTTTAATTTTTCTTGCGGCTTTTTCACTACTCATAAGCCAAGGCATACTATGGTCATTTTTTTGAGTTAGAGGTGTATCAATAAAACCAGGTGCAATACAACTGACCTTTATATTCTCAGAGTGAAGATCCATACTGAAAGACTCACATAACTTCAAAACTGCGGCCTTAGAAGCTGAGTACGAAGACGCTCCCGGCAGTCCCACCATTCCAGCAACACTAGCAATGGCTGCAATATGACCTCTTTTATTAGGAAGCATATTCTTCAAGGCTCCTTCAAAAGAGTTGAGAACACCTAAGACATTTATATTAATCACATCTCTTGCTGCTTCAAAGTTTGGAGTTCTCGTCTTACTTCCAACACTCCTTCCAGCACTGGCAACTAAGAGATCTAGTTCGCCTTTACTAAAATCATCAATGGCCGCTAGGACTTCATCTCTATTTGTAACATCAACTTTATAACAAGTTAGATTCTTATATTTTTCATTTGCTCCAGACTCAACTTTAGATAAATCACGACCACAGATCGCAACCTGATGCCCCTCTTCTAAGTAAATCTTTGCAAGAGACCAACCAATACCTGTCGTCCCCCCAGTGATAAAAACTTTCATACACAATCCTTTATACCATTCTATCAATCTTATTAGATGTGACAACTGTACAAGCTTACAAGATCACTATAAGATTAACTATGCTAATTCTCGGTCTTATTGTTACAGGTATTTTCGTAGGTCTTCTCTCAACTTTCTTTGGAGTTGGTGGTGGTATCCTTATCGTACCGACTCTCTACACGTTTTTTAGCTTCCTACCTGCTCAGGTGGTAATTGCAACCTCTTTAACTCTTATCTTCTTCAACTCCACTAGAAATACATATAACTTTACAAAAGCAGGCGTAAAACCAAATTTTAAGTTCGTTGCCCCCATTGCACTTGCTATGCTTATTGGAGTCATCGTTGGAGGAAGACTCGCCCTTATTCTTGATGCAAAAACTATTAAACTCATTTTTAGTATTTTTGTTTTCATCATTGCTATCAGAAATATTTTCAACAAAAATAAAGTAGCTGATCATAATAACTGGAGTCCAAAGTTTACATTTAAAACAATTTCCCTAGGGACACTTACCGGACTAGTAGGAGGACTCATTTCTGGCCTCACAGGACTTGGTGGCGGCGCTGTACTAATTCCCCTTTTTATACTCATACTCGATATCCCCTTTAAAAAACTCTCCGTCCACAGCAACGCCTGCATGGTGGTCGGAACATTTACTGGAATGCTCACCTACCTCATCCAACCGACTCCAACATTCGTTTTCAACTATAGAATTTTAGAAATGGGACAAGTCGGTTACGTTAACTTTTCAATAGTCATCGCACTATTCATTGGCTCAAGCCTCTCTTCTAAGTTAGGAGTCAACCTCACTCAGAAAGTTAGCCCACAAGTGGCGAATATGCTCTTCAGCATACTGCTGATGGTCATTTCAATAAAAACATTTGTATCTTCTCAATTATTTTAAAAAAAGATCATTTTCATATTGACTCTACGACCAGAAATACTTATATTAAATCTCACGAAATGCGGGGGAGTAGTTAAGTTGGTTATAACGTCGCCCTGTCACGGCGAAGGCCGCGGGTTCGAGTCCCGTCTCTCCCGCCATTTTATACTTGATCAGATACCAACTATCATGATCATAAAAAAGCCCAGTTTAACGACTGGGCTTTTTTGTTTCTAGACTCAAATCAATCAAAACCATATACATCAAGACTCAAAAGTTGCTTAAAAATAGGAGAAGTTAATGATCAAATAGAGGTGAAGCTTATTAAATTTATTCTATCAACTTCTGAAAGTAGCGGCGAATTGATTAAAGAAATACATACGGAATTAAATACACTGCAAAGACTTCGAGGTAGAGGAAAAGCCCATGGTAACTGGCAAGTTCCAGATGGGTCTTTGATTGAAGATGCCGAGAATAGATTAATCAGAGTAATTAATGCTCTAACAAAACTCAAAGAACATCTAGAAAAGATTAACTAAAACGATAACACCTAGTAAAAATACAAAGGAAAATCTAAAGTTCTCAAAAATCAAAATCAGTAGTCCCTCAAAAAAAGTTGGAAGTCTCTTATCTTCTTGCCGGTATTTCGTCTCTACAAGATTCTGAGATCTATTTGAAAGGCTAGGCCATTCCTCCTCTATCAAACTATCCTCTTTAAAAACATGAGGTTCAGACTCCTTACAGTCTTCTATAGTAACACTGACAGCCTTCATTTCTTCAATAACTGACTCAATATTTCTTTTTGGTATCTCAGCCTTGACCACACTATTAACAAGGTGTCTTGAATTGCCCCATCTTGAAATATCGACAGCATCATTTTGCTTTTCTACTTTTCTTTCTTCGACTGGCGTCGCTCTTATTTTTTTCACTTCCTTTCGGTTAGAATCTTTTTCCCTCTCTATTCCCTCGATATAAAACCCTGTCCCTTCTAGGTCTCTACTAGAGACATCTCCCCTTGGAATCAATATCCCAACAGACTTCTTACGACCAATCCTTCTCTTACAATCATTTAGTAACTGCTGCTGCTCTTCAACCATTAGAACTCTATTAGGTATATCTGGAAATTTAGGAACTAGAATGGCTATAATTTGAAGACTTTTACTATTTAGATATCTTATTTTCTTCGGACACAGAGAGCTCGAAACAATAGCCTCTAGGGCAACTTTCCCCTTTCTATTCTCACTAACTAAGTCCGCGATGACGTCAACGATCTTCATTCCTTTCTCTAATTTTTGAGACTCAGAAAAAGACATCTCACCTCTAGGATTTCTATATTTAACAGTATAGCCTTGACTAGATCCTGGCTTTATACACTTCAGTTCACTCAACTGCGTTAGTGCTATTTTGAAAAACTGGTGTTCATAGGACTCATTACTTCCAAGAGGCGGCTCTTTTGAGTTTTTCTTCAGTCTAAAAAAAGGGCCATTTTTACTCGTCGATTGACTCACTCGAATATCTTTTGAGCCAGGTAAGTACAAGCATCGATCTTTTAGCTCTTTCTCTGAGCTATTGTTAATCTGAAGTAAGTTATGAAGTACTCCACTTTTCACTTGCTCTGCAGAAACAAGAAACTCTCGACTTTGATACCTAAGTGATGCATGTAGCAGTGAGTACTTAGCTTTTTTCTTTTTAAACTTAACGGAATAGCCCAAATGATCTCCTTGATAAGGACTAATCACATATATCATACTCAAAATTTTTCACAACAAAAAAACAACACATCGCAACAAGAAAAACAAATAAAGTAAGACGTACTATCGTTATGTTAGAGATTTCGTATTACCGGTATCGAATCTTTAATATCCCCGCCAATTTAAATACAAAATTGGAAAAAGTTATAAGACACCGCCAACTACTGTATTCCGATATAAACTTTTACGGAATTTGGCCCATCATAAAGTTCAAAATCTGTTTTATAAAGACGCTTAAACTCTGAATCTTCATCAGAGAAGTAATTCCAAATATCAGTCCATACTTGAATCACGGCCTGTGGCATTTCACCTTGTGCAGTAAAAACAAGGTATTTTCCTGCTTCTATCGCCACAGCTTCTGTTCCATCAACTTTCTTTTCTGAGGCGGCCGTTACATTAAACTCGCCAGAGTGATCAGACTCATAGGATGAATAAATTCCATAGACAAGTTCTTCTTTATTAAGGAGAGGAGCAACTTCTGAATAAAAGCTTCCCCATAGATTTCCTATTTTCGCAGTCTCTTGGTTCATCTCATTTTCATTCTTAGTACGGATCGTGAGGCCATAGACTAATTTTAATTCATTAATTGTTTCTACTTTCATTGAATTAACCTTTTGATCACTCGAAAGACTAGTGATCTACTTGTAGCCCTTTTGAGCGAGTATTTTACTTAGTGAATTGGCGAAGTTTTCTTTGTCCTTAGCACCAAAAGGTTCAGGACCTCCAGTTACAACTCCACTATCTCTTAAGTCTTTCATAAAATCACGCATAGAGAGCCTCTCACCTATATTCTCATCATCGTATAGCTCTCCACGAGGATTTATTGCCACAGTTCCTTTTTCCACAACTTGAGCAGCAAGTGGAATATCTGCTGTAACCACTAAATCTTCTGGAGCAATATGGTTCGCAATATACATGTCAGCAACATCGTCGCCGCTTTCAACTTTTACAAATGAGATCAGCTTATGAAAAGGAACATTCATATAAGAATTCGCTACCAGACAAATAGGAATCTCCAAACGAAGGCAGCTCTTAAATAAAAGCTCCTTTACAATTTTGGGACAAGCATCTGCATCAACCCAAATTTTCATATAACTCCTCTCAAGCATCAGTAAAGTCCTCTAAACGTTTTTAAACTATAACAAATAGAAGCTGAAAATTACAATTTATCGATTCACATTATAAATCCTCTTATGGTACTTCATAGTTTCAAGATAACTCTTCCCTCTAACTTTAGAGAAGCACATAAGGCACAAAACTAATGAAAAAAATATTTAATCTTACAGCTCCAAATAAGAAACCAGAGCGCCAGGCTGACTCCGTAAAATATGAAATAAAGAAATACATAAAGAGAGAGCGCCGCAAAGAACTCCCAGAGGGACATAGCTGTTGGGAGCTTGATTGTAAAATTGGCAAAGATCAAAACCAAGCACAAGTAATAACACCAGATAGGTTCAGCTCAATGATCGATGAGTTTGTAGCTCAAGGGTGTGAATCTATTTACGTCGAAGTTCTAAGTCGTGCGGGACATAGACCAAAGAAAAAATAAGATTAAAGCTTGTCTCTTACATAACAATTATATATAAACACTTTATCAAATATCTCTCCGGAGATATTTGTAGAAAAGCCAGGGTTAACCCACTCTGGCTTTTTGTATTTCTAAAACTTCCTTGATAAAAACCAAATATAATCAAACTACTCACTAAAGTATTCAATTTCTCTTACTAATTTATAAAAGTGAGCTATTCAAAAGGTAAACCTAAAATCACAACAGCAAGACAGAAAAGTCCAACAAATAAAGAGAAGCTTAACCTTGATAGAGATCTGCGAAAGTAATACTTAGCTGAAGAAATACATTGAAGCAGATAATAAAGTGCAAACCCCTTAGATGCGAGAGAGATAACTTCAAATATATTAAACGACCAAATAATAACAAGTATTAAAATAGCGATTAAAATATATGAGTTTCTTTCAGAAATCTTACCTTTAGAAAACTCTCCTATTAAACCTCCACATCCACTCATATCTGCGAGTGCTGCACTCAATTGACTAGAAAGAGCGGCAAGAAGAATTAAAACAGGAGCAACTCTAAAAACATGTTTTGCAGCATCAATAACAGAGGTCTCCTCTATCGCCCCACTAAGTGGATACAAAATAAATACACTAGAAAAAAGGATTATAAAGAGAAGATAAATTCCAGTACTTATTAACTGAGCATTTCTCATACTTGTGACTCTTATTTTACTCGAGTAGCTAGATCCTAAATAGCGACTAGTCTCAAACCCTTGGACCATAATAACAAGTCCAAGAAGGACTCTAATAACATCAAAATCAAAAGCTTTCTCCTGAGCAACTGGTGAGTCATTTTGAATATTAAA
Proteins encoded in this window:
- a CDS encoding SDR family NAD(P)-dependent oxidoreductase — its product is MKVFITGGTTGIGWSLAKIYLEEGHQVAICGRDLSKVESGANEKYKNLTCYKVDVTNRDEVLAAIDDFSKGELDLLVASAGRSVGSKTRTPNFEAARDVININVLGVLNSFEGALKNMLPNKRGHIAAIASVAGMVGLPGASSYSASKAAVLKLCESFSMDLHSENIKVSCIAPGFIDTPLTQKNDHSMPWLMSSEKAARKIKKALDRKLPLFVFPWQMKTVMFILERLPRWMYRFFMQLPFANYSK
- a CDS encoding sulfite exporter TauE/SafE family protein; this translates as MLILGLIVTGIFVGLLSTFFGVGGGILIVPTLYTFFSFLPAQVVIATSLTLIFFNSTRNTYNFTKAGVKPNFKFVAPIALAMLIGVIVGGRLALILDAKTIKLIFSIFVFIIAIRNIFNKNKVADHNNWSPKFTFKTISLGTLTGLVGGLISGLTGLGGGAVLIPLFILILDIPFKKLSVHSNACMVVGTFTGMLTYLIQPTPTFVFNYRILEMGQVGYVNFSIVIALFIGSSLSSKLGVNLTQKVSPQVANMLFSILLMVISIKTFVSSQLF
- a CDS encoding GyrI-like domain-containing protein, producing the protein MKVETINELKLVYGLTIRTKNENEMNQETAKIGNLWGSFYSEVAPLLNKEELVYGIYSSYESDHSGEFNVTAASEKKVDGTEAVAIEAGKYLVFTAQGEMPQAVIQVWTDIWNYFSDEDSEFKRLYKTDFELYDGPNSVKVYIGIQ
- a CDS encoding YaiI/YqxD family protein; its protein translation is MKIWVDADACPKIVKELLFKSCLRLEIPICLVANSYMNVPFHKLISFVKVESGDDVADMYIANHIAPEDLVVTADIPLAAQVVEKGTVAINPRGELYDDENIGERLSMRDFMKDLRDSGVVTGGPEPFGAKDKENFANSLSKILAQKGYK
- a CDS encoding DUF6172 family protein translates to MKKIFNLTAPNKKPERQADSVKYEIKKYIKRERRKELPEGHSCWELDCKIGKDQNQAQVITPDRFSSMIDEFVAQGCESIYVEVLSRAGHRPKKK